The Streptomyces sp. Mut1 genome window below encodes:
- a CDS encoding DUF3223 domain-containing protein, with protein MRDLLDMHPNAAAEVGPGVDPFRIIPTPRGHSKGPEAVLVDGSKVAFSYQKCLDAPTHRRRVPAAMRTEIQPQVNTCYESRKASHTLVSDESGQPLAPDETHVSYFRGPRFHDIAMKFVQSADGFDAVDLTAETARRLALFTGRTAVIGIIIASAKR; from the coding sequence TTGCGGGACCTGCTGGACATGCACCCCAACGCGGCGGCGGAGGTCGGTCCGGGGGTGGACCCGTTCCGGATCATCCCCACCCCACGTGGTCACAGCAAAGGCCCGGAAGCGGTCCTGGTCGACGGCAGCAAAGTCGCCTTCTCGTACCAGAAGTGCCTGGACGCACCCACCCACCGGCGGCGCGTGCCGGCCGCGATGCGCACCGAGATCCAGCCGCAGGTCAACACCTGCTACGAGTCCCGCAAGGCGTCCCACACGCTCGTGTCCGACGAGAGCGGCCAGCCTCTGGCCCCCGACGAAACGCACGTCTCCTACTTCCGCGGCCCGCGCTTCCACGACATCGCGATGAAGTTCGTCCAATCCGCCGACGGCTTCGATGCCGTCGACCTGACAGCAGAGACGGCGCGGAGGCTGGCCCTGTTCACCGGCCGGACCGCCGTCATCGGCATCATCATCGCCTCGGCCAAGCGCTGA
- a CDS encoding ISAs1 family transposase, which produces MAAAVLAGAASITAIGEWIADAPQSVLALLGFRPDPPTGLIRPPHATAVRLVLVAADGDALERAIGDFLQARKAPAPSSGRKTIAADGKTLRGSRTARRTATALIAAMTHSGEVLAQRQIDGKNNEIPAFVPLLDGIDPTDALITADVLHTQHDHAAYLHERGAHCLAVVKRNHPGLHERIRRLPWREIRRLKTAAFAHTTTTRTPARPSKPCAGDAIWARAS; this is translated from the coding sequence CTGGCCGCCGCCGTCCTGGCCGGCGCCGCCTCGATCACGGCGATCGGCGAGTGGATCGCCGACGCTCCGCAGAGCGTCCTTGCCCTGCTCGGGTTCCGCCCCGACCCGCCGACCGGACTGATCCGCCCGCCCCACGCCACCGCCGTCCGCCTCGTCCTCGTTGCCGCGGATGGCGACGCCCTCGAACGCGCCATCGGCGACTTCCTCCAGGCACGCAAGGCCCCGGCCCCATCCTCGGGACGGAAGACGATCGCTGCCGACGGGAAGACACTCCGCGGTTCCCGCACCGCAAGGCGCACGGCCACCGCTTTGATCGCCGCGATGACCCACAGCGGTGAGGTCCTCGCCCAACGACAGATCGACGGGAAAAACAACGAGATCCCGGCCTTCGTCCCGCTCCTGGACGGCATCGACCCGACCGATGCCCTCATCACCGCCGATGTCCTGCACACCCAGCACGACCACGCCGCCTACCTCCACGAACGCGGGGCTCACTGCCTGGCCGTCGTCAAGCGGAACCATCCCGGACTGCACGAGCGCATCCGCCGCCTTCCCTGGCGCGAGATCCGCCGCCTGAAGACCGCCGCCTTCGCCCACACGACTACTACCCGCACGCCCGCCAGGCCCTCCAAGCCGTGCGCTGGAGACGCAATCTGGGCACGGGCAAGCTGA
- a CDS encoding DUF6232 family protein: MPLPPRKGKPLELRVQRQILWVGSAAVPLRNVSWVEVFRLKPAWGKAGVYFLLLVILAFLISARLDSTDGGGSAPGVLILFTLAIVCAVLFWSRKPVLVVELNSGSRVVLTLPTMDELRAIAGQIVYAIDHPEYEFSAVLEQYNTTNNFGSVVNMNGGRGNTGIKL; this comes from the coding sequence ATGCCACTGCCTCCCCGCAAGGGAAAACCGCTGGAACTCCGGGTCCAGCGACAGATCCTCTGGGTGGGGTCGGCGGCGGTGCCGTTGCGCAATGTCAGCTGGGTCGAAGTGTTCAGGCTGAAGCCCGCCTGGGGCAAGGCCGGCGTCTACTTCCTGCTGTTGGTGATCCTCGCTTTCTTGATCTCCGCCCGGCTCGACTCCACGGACGGGGGCGGCTCCGCCCCGGGCGTCCTGATCCTGTTCACCCTGGCCATTGTCTGCGCTGTCCTGTTCTGGTCGAGGAAGCCGGTACTGGTCGTCGAACTGAACAGCGGTTCCAGGGTGGTCCTGACCCTGCCGACCATGGATGAACTACGGGCAATCGCCGGGCAGATCGTGTACGCGATCGACCACCCGGAATACGAATTCTCCGCCGTCCTCGAGCAGTACAACACGACGAACAACTTCGGTTCCGTCGTCAACATGAACGGCGGCAGGGGAAATACAGGGATCAAACTATGA
- a CDS encoding siderophore-interacting protein, with protein sequence MSLSPDSGRPGGQRPPRGEARPGGPRRRPPRQVEVVDVRPLTPRMLSVVFAGESLAGFAEPAPTAHIKLFLPDADGNVARPVAGPDGHLAWPDGRPVMRTYTPRRFDAQARTLEVWFVLHGDGPAARWAAQAEPGSRAAIGGPGGGFCVDPAAASWWIGGDESALPAIATLLEALPDDVTGQVHLEAAGPEDRIGLPAPAGVVVTWHDRAGEPGAALVDTCHRADLADDTHIWIACEASAVRKARSYLLGERMLPRPQVTTRGYWRVGEANHPDHDFGED encoded by the coding sequence TTGTCCCTTTCCCCGGACTCAGGCCGCCCCGGTGGCCAAAGGCCTCCCCGAGGCGAAGCCCGTCCCGGTGGCCCGCGCCGCCGTCCGCCGCGCCAGGTCGAGGTCGTCGACGTCCGGCCGCTGACCCCGCGCATGCTGTCGGTGGTGTTCGCGGGCGAGTCCCTCGCCGGATTCGCCGAGCCCGCCCCGACGGCGCACATCAAGCTCTTCCTGCCGGACGCCGACGGCAACGTCGCGCGGCCGGTGGCCGGCCCGGACGGCCACCTCGCATGGCCCGACGGCCGACCGGTGATGCGGACGTACACGCCCCGACGCTTCGACGCCCAGGCCCGCACCCTTGAGGTCTGGTTCGTTCTGCACGGCGACGGGCCGGCCGCGCGGTGGGCCGCGCAGGCCGAGCCCGGCAGCCGAGCCGCCATCGGCGGCCCGGGCGGCGGCTTCTGCGTCGACCCGGCGGCGGCCTCCTGGTGGATCGGCGGCGACGAGAGCGCCCTGCCCGCCATCGCCACCCTGCTCGAAGCGCTGCCGGACGATGTCACCGGGCAGGTGCACCTGGAAGCGGCCGGCCCCGAGGACCGCATCGGCCTGCCGGCACCCGCTGGTGTCGTAGTGACCTGGCACGACCGTGCAGGCGAGCCGGGCGCCGCCCTTGTCGACACCTGCCACCGGGCCGACCTCGCGGACGACACGCACATCTGGATCGCCTGCGAGGCATCGGCGGTCCGCAAGGCCCGCTCCTACCTCCTCGGCGAGCGGATGCTGCCGCGCCCGCAGGTGACCACGCGCGGCTACTGGCGCGTGGGCGAGGCCAACCACCCCGACCACGACTTCGGCGAGGACTGA
- a CDS encoding HpcH/HpaI aldolase family protein → MRLPVNLPPNFRDALAASDRPLAGMWVCSGSPLVAEICAGGGLDWLLIDMEHGPNQLESVLAQLQAVAAYPVSPLVRAPGLLPVMIKQILDLGAQNILIPMIDTPEQAETAVRAVRYPPRGNRGVGSALARSARWNRVDDYLANADEHVSLFVQIESVTSAENAAAIAAVDGIDGVFVGPSDLAASMGLLGKQTHPEVVSAVERTFDAVRSAGKPVGVNAFDPAVASAYLEHGASFVLVGADVAMLARGSEALAEQFTGAPAPGRAGK, encoded by the coding sequence GTGCGCCTTCCGGTGAACCTTCCGCCGAACTTCCGCGATGCGCTCGCCGCCTCCGACCGCCCCCTGGCCGGCATGTGGGTGTGCAGCGGCAGCCCGCTCGTCGCCGAGATCTGCGCGGGCGGCGGCCTCGACTGGCTGCTGATCGACATGGAGCACGGGCCCAACCAATTGGAGTCGGTGCTCGCGCAGCTCCAGGCGGTCGCCGCCTACCCGGTCAGCCCACTCGTCCGCGCGCCGGGCCTGCTGCCGGTCATGATCAAGCAGATCCTCGACCTCGGGGCCCAGAACATCCTGATTCCCATGATCGACACCCCGGAGCAGGCGGAGACGGCCGTGCGGGCGGTGCGCTACCCGCCACGCGGCAACCGCGGGGTCGGCTCGGCCCTCGCCCGCTCGGCCCGCTGGAACCGCGTCGACGACTACCTGGCCAACGCGGACGAACACGTCTCGCTGTTCGTCCAGATCGAGTCGGTCACCAGCGCCGAGAACGCTGCCGCGATCGCCGCGGTCGACGGCATCGACGGTGTCTTCGTCGGCCCGTCCGACCTCGCCGCGTCAATGGGTCTGCTCGGCAAGCAGACCCACCCCGAGGTGGTGTCCGCGGTCGAGCGCACCTTCGACGCGGTCCGCAGCGCCGGCAAGCCCGTCGGCGTCAATGCCTTCGACCCAGCCGTCGCGTCGGCCTACCTCGAACACGGTGCGTCGTTCGTCCTGGTCGGCGCCGACGTCGCGATGCTCGCCCGAGGCTCCGAAGCCTTGGCCGAGCAGTTCACCGGCGCGCCCGCCCCGGGCCGCGCAGGCAAGTGA
- a CDS encoding 2-oxo-hepta-3-ene-1,7-dioate hydratase — protein MLPDKTRADLAAEIERAHTERTVLPRITARHPEATVEDSYAIQGLWRDRRIEAGRRLVGRKIGLTSRAMQAATGISEPDYGVMFDDTVWDNSAVVPFDAFSNVRIEVELAFLLKAPLKGPHCTVFDVLRATEYVIPALEILNSHFELAGRTIVDTIADNAAYGGMVLGGNPVAPHAVDLRWISALLYRNETIEETGVAAGVLNHPATGVAWLANKLHQHGTGLDAGELILAGSFTRPMWISRGDSVLCDYGTMGTISCAFR, from the coding sequence ATGCTTCCCGACAAGACCCGTGCCGACCTCGCCGCCGAGATCGAGCGGGCACACACCGAACGCACCGTGCTGCCGCGCATCACCGCCCGGCATCCCGAGGCGACGGTGGAGGACTCGTACGCCATCCAAGGGCTCTGGCGCGACCGGCGCATCGAGGCCGGCCGCCGCCTCGTCGGCCGCAAGATCGGTCTGACGTCCAGGGCGATGCAGGCGGCGACGGGCATCTCCGAGCCGGACTACGGCGTCATGTTCGACGACACAGTCTGGGACAACAGCGCCGTCGTCCCGTTCGACGCGTTCTCCAACGTCCGCATCGAAGTCGAACTAGCCTTCCTGCTCAAGGCACCGCTGAAGGGCCCGCACTGCACCGTCTTCGACGTGCTCCGGGCGACGGAGTACGTCATCCCCGCGCTGGAGATCCTCAACTCACACTTCGAACTCGCGGGACGCACGATCGTCGACACCATCGCGGACAACGCCGCCTACGGCGGCATGGTGCTCGGCGGCAACCCCGTCGCACCCCACGCGGTCGACCTGCGCTGGATCTCCGCGCTGCTCTACCGCAACGAGACGATCGAGGAGACCGGCGTCGCCGCCGGTGTGCTCAACCACCCCGCCACGGGCGTGGCGTGGCTCGCCAACAAACTCCACCAGCACGGCACCGGCCTCGACGCCGGCGAACTGATCCTCGCCGGGTCCTTCACCCGGCCGATGTGGATCTCTCGCGGCGACTCGGTGCTCTGCGACTACGGAACGATGGGAACGATCTCGTGCGCCTTCCGGTGA
- a CDS encoding GntR family transcriptional regulator, with the protein MTRTRPAPAASKSRVAYEWIRERITSGAFGPGYRLVLTTLAGQLGMSVVPVREAISHLTAEGLVTFEPNVGASVSMADPDRYIHAVEVITVLESAATALSTPHLTRRDMAQARKLNAAMRTALGQFDFRRFTALNQEFHHTLYSRCPNPRLLDLVDGEWSRLGHMRDSIFGLVPHRPKESVCEHDELLDLIEGDGTPDRVEQAVRLHRTRSLDAFRTHQPDGAHSPHHDDRAGQGA; encoded by the coding sequence GTGACCCGGACCCGGCCGGCACCGGCCGCGAGCAAGTCACGGGTCGCCTACGAGTGGATCCGGGAGCGGATCACGTCCGGGGCGTTCGGCCCCGGCTACCGCCTCGTCCTGACGACGCTCGCCGGCCAGCTCGGCATGAGCGTGGTGCCGGTCCGCGAGGCCATCAGCCACCTCACGGCCGAGGGCCTGGTGACCTTCGAGCCCAACGTGGGCGCGAGCGTCTCCATGGCCGACCCGGACCGCTACATCCACGCGGTTGAGGTCATCACCGTGCTGGAGAGCGCGGCGACGGCGCTCTCGACTCCCCACCTCACCCGGCGGGACATGGCGCAAGCCCGGAAACTCAACGCGGCCATGCGCACCGCGCTCGGCCAATTCGACTTCCGGCGCTTCACCGCGCTCAACCAGGAGTTCCACCACACCCTCTACTCCAGGTGCCCCAACCCCCGGCTGCTGGACCTGGTCGACGGGGAGTGGTCCCGGCTGGGCCACATGCGCGACTCGATCTTCGGGCTCGTCCCCCACCGCCCCAAGGAATCGGTGTGCGAGCACGACGAACTGCTCGACCTCATCGAGGGCGACGGGACGCCCGACCGGGTCGAACAGGCGGTACGCCTGCACCGCACACGCTCCCTCGACGCCTTCCGCACCCACCAGCCCGACGGCGCACACAGCCCGCACCACGACGACCGCGCCGGCCAAGGAGCCTGA
- a CDS encoding RraA family protein: MSPSLNTTPASPLTPALRAKLASVPVAGLSAQLRRRGLEGVFIDGVRPLVAGQKFVGTARTLRFVPFREDLFRSHGGGYNAQKRTFDSVAEGEVLVIEARGERGSATLGDVLAIRAHARGAAAVVTDGGVRDAEAVAAVGIPVFTAGPHPAVLGRKHVPWDADLTIACGGATVQPGDILVGDTDGVVVIPPEMAEAVADAAIAQEEEDGWIAGKVAEGHPVEGLFPMNAEWRATYEAEHSARPETAPPDAASAGRAPSDTARTDS, encoded by the coding sequence GTGAGCCCTTCCTTGAACACCACACCCGCCTCCCCCCTCACCCCAGCACTACGGGCGAAACTCGCGTCGGTGCCGGTGGCCGGACTCTCGGCCCAGCTGCGCCGCCGGGGCCTTGAAGGCGTGTTCATCGACGGCGTCCGTCCTCTCGTGGCGGGACAGAAGTTCGTCGGCACCGCCCGGACGCTGCGTTTCGTTCCCTTCCGCGAGGACCTCTTCCGCAGCCACGGAGGGGGCTACAACGCGCAGAAACGCACCTTCGACTCCGTGGCGGAGGGAGAGGTCCTCGTCATCGAGGCACGCGGCGAGAGAGGATCGGCCACGCTCGGTGACGTCCTCGCCATCCGCGCCCATGCCCGCGGCGCCGCCGCCGTCGTGACCGACGGCGGCGTGCGCGACGCCGAAGCCGTCGCCGCCGTCGGCATCCCCGTCTTCACCGCGGGGCCACACCCCGCCGTGCTCGGCCGCAAGCACGTTCCCTGGGACGCCGACCTCACCATCGCGTGCGGTGGTGCCACCGTGCAGCCCGGCGACATCCTCGTCGGCGACACCGACGGGGTCGTCGTGATCCCGCCGGAAATGGCGGAGGCGGTCGCCGACGCCGCCATCGCCCAAGAGGAGGAGGACGGCTGGATCGCCGGAAAGGTCGCCGAGGGACACCCCGTCGAGGGGCTCTTCCCGATGAACGCCGAATGGCGGGCGACGTACGAGGCCGAGCACTCCGCCCGGCCGGAGACGGCGCCGCCGGACGCGGCGTCCGCGGGCAGGGCGCCGTCGGACACGGCGCGGACCGACTCGTGA
- a CDS encoding GntR family transcriptional regulator, whose product MATKTEQAFMILKERIMNGTYGPGHRLVIDQLVREHGISSVPWRESLRRLQAEGWVEIVPNVGALVATFDTDAWQQGLQIVARLGGYATALSAPHLTEADLTAAHTLDRQMKEALAAFDPARFGRLNREFHRLLACRCPDRRLVDMVDNEWARLEIVRKSAFWYAPGRAQAAIAEHEGILHLIEAGASAEAVEAAAKQHEINTIEAVTTYEATLPDQQF is encoded by the coding sequence ATGGCGACCAAGACCGAACAGGCATTCATGATCCTCAAGGAACGGATCATGAACGGTACTTATGGGCCGGGGCACCGCCTGGTCATCGACCAGTTGGTGCGCGAGCACGGCATCAGCTCGGTGCCGTGGCGCGAGTCCCTGCGCCGGCTCCAGGCCGAGGGCTGGGTGGAGATCGTGCCCAACGTCGGCGCGTTGGTGGCGACGTTCGACACCGACGCGTGGCAGCAGGGTCTGCAGATCGTGGCGCGCCTCGGCGGCTACGCGACGGCGCTGTCGGCGCCCCATCTGACCGAGGCCGACCTGACGGCGGCCCATACACTGGACCGGCAGATGAAGGAGGCGCTCGCCGCCTTCGACCCGGCCCGCTTCGGCCGGCTCAACCGGGAGTTCCATCGGCTGCTCGCGTGCCGCTGCCCCGACCGCCGTCTCGTCGACATGGTCGACAACGAATGGGCCCGGCTCGAAATCGTCCGCAAGTCGGCCTTCTGGTACGCCCCCGGTCGCGCCCAGGCCGCCATCGCCGAGCACGAGGGCATCCTCCACCTCATCGAGGCCGGCGCGTCGGCCGAGGCCGTTGAGGCGGCCGCGAAGCAGCACGAGATCAACACCATCGAGGCGGTCACGACGTACGAGGCCACCCTGCCCGACCAGCAGTTCTGA
- a CDS encoding DUF3500 domain-containing protein translates to MSALPDEDIDGFFTTSRTTGREEAVELTDDSYRTFLLDLDDPKLAEVRGMTYEEFAQNRYQAPFLRDLLTYWDGLYREPFVGITSDGAVREGLYALSSAAPSDTGGGPAEAADRFLGMLTPGELDAVRYDIDAPQWRAWSNPEFMVYRVGLRMEVLTDDKKAAIHGVLRASLSPEGYARVEGAMELNGRLGDLVGLPTVMNRHSYWFSVFGDPAAGAAGEPWGWQLFGHHVALNFVSVGGRHVIAPVFLGAEPALMDDTAGHHEPLFAERERLALELAGSLTAAQRDRAVVFESVLDPAMPEGRLHPADERHVAGAFRDNRVIPYEGIPADELDEAQRDLLRRVVADFLRLLVEGQRELALAEYDAHLDETWFSWYGATDGSQPFYFRVHSPVLIAEFDDHAGVWLSNKLPARFHAHTTLRHPNGNDYAKALIARWRERGE, encoded by the coding sequence ATGAGCGCCCTACCTGACGAGGACATCGACGGCTTCTTCACGACCTCCCGCACGACGGGCCGTGAGGAGGCGGTCGAGCTCACCGACGACAGCTATCGCACCTTCCTGCTCGACCTCGACGACCCCAAGCTCGCCGAGGTCCGCGGGATGACCTATGAGGAGTTCGCCCAGAACCGCTACCAGGCGCCCTTCCTGCGCGACCTCCTCACGTACTGGGACGGCCTCTACCGTGAGCCGTTCGTCGGGATCACCTCCGACGGCGCGGTGCGCGAAGGGCTCTACGCCCTGAGCTCCGCCGCGCCGTCGGACACCGGGGGCGGGCCCGCCGAGGCCGCCGACCGTTTCCTCGGGATGCTCACCCCCGGTGAGCTGGACGCGGTCCGCTACGACATCGACGCGCCGCAGTGGCGGGCGTGGAGCAACCCCGAGTTCATGGTCTACCGCGTGGGATTGAGGATGGAGGTGCTCACCGACGACAAGAAGGCGGCGATCCACGGCGTCCTCCGCGCGTCCCTCAGCCCCGAGGGCTACGCCCGGGTCGAGGGCGCGATGGAGCTCAACGGCCGGCTCGGCGACCTGGTCGGCCTGCCCACGGTCATGAACCGGCACAGTTACTGGTTCTCCGTCTTCGGCGACCCGGCGGCGGGCGCGGCGGGTGAGCCGTGGGGCTGGCAGCTCTTCGGCCACCACGTGGCCCTGAACTTCGTCTCCGTGGGGGGCCGGCACGTCATCGCTCCGGTGTTCCTCGGCGCCGAGCCCGCGCTCATGGACGACACAGCCGGCCACCATGAGCCGCTGTTCGCGGAGCGGGAGCGGCTCGCCCTCGAATTGGCGGGCTCCCTCACGGCCGCCCAGCGCGACCGGGCCGTCGTCTTCGAGTCCGTACTCGACCCGGCGATGCCGGAGGGACGGCTGCACCCCGCCGACGAGCGGCACGTCGCGGGCGCGTTCCGCGACAACCGGGTGATCCCGTACGAGGGGATCCCGGCGGACGAACTCGACGAAGCGCAGCGCGACCTGCTCCGCCGTGTCGTCGCCGACTTCCTGCGTCTGCTGGTCGAGGGGCAGCGCGAACTCGCCCTGGCGGAGTACGACGCGCACCTCGACGAGACGTGGTTCTCCTGGTACGGCGCGACGGACGGCTCCCAGCCGTTCTACTTCCGGGTGCACAGCCCGGTACTGATCGCGGAGTTCGACGACCACGCCGGGGTGTGGCTGAGCAACAAGCTGCCCGCGCGGTTCCACGCGCACACCACGCTCCGGCACCCCAACGGCAACGACTACGCCAAGGCGCTCATCGCCCGGTGGCGCGAGCGGGGCGAGTGA
- a CDS encoding amidohydrolase family protein — MTVVDINIHHLPEDLFTNEKILNGFLNSAPRGFGEIARVITMEDGKKQLVLEKPKGYANLNYVEGDYSTEAKLKAMDDAGVDYGIMRVPVWQEWLGLETCKAVNDNAAKIVAESNGRLFSTACLPPWGGKENIYELERCLDNGAVGVQLACHYGQLYLDDEAFKPYLKVLNDKKVPVIVHHTPLPVEWKSVIEYQNFRREYGRIMDQGIAVGRELFSGMFEEFPDLKFIHTMLGGNWFAATDLLTPHAPKAGEAMQRLSTTGGDKIKQYLENNIFFDLTHPHSWGKIQVEAALKINGADHYMFGSSFPVFRSWMSQGVEFVRNELEISDADREAVFHGNAKKMFNLPI; from the coding sequence ATGACCGTCGTCGACATCAACATCCACCACCTGCCCGAGGACCTGTTCACGAACGAGAAGATCCTCAACGGCTTCCTCAACAGCGCTCCGCGCGGCTTCGGCGAGATCGCCCGTGTCATCACCATGGAGGACGGCAAGAAGCAGCTGGTTCTGGAGAAGCCGAAGGGCTACGCCAACCTCAACTACGTCGAGGGCGACTACTCGACCGAGGCGAAGCTGAAGGCCATGGACGACGCGGGTGTCGACTACGGCATCATGCGCGTCCCGGTCTGGCAGGAGTGGCTCGGCCTTGAGACCTGCAAGGCCGTCAACGACAACGCCGCCAAGATCGTCGCCGAGTCCAACGGCCGGCTGTTCTCGACCGCCTGCCTCCCGCCGTGGGGCGGCAAGGAGAACATCTACGAGCTGGAGCGCTGCCTCGACAACGGAGCCGTGGGCGTCCAGCTCGCCTGCCACTACGGCCAGCTCTACCTCGACGACGAGGCGTTCAAGCCCTACCTCAAGGTGCTCAACGACAAGAAGGTCCCGGTCATCGTCCACCACACGCCGCTCCCGGTGGAGTGGAAGTCGGTCATCGAGTACCAGAACTTCCGTCGTGAGTACGGCCGCATCATGGACCAGGGCATCGCGGTCGGGCGCGAGCTGTTCAGCGGCATGTTCGAGGAGTTCCCCGACCTGAAGTTCATCCACACGATGCTCGGCGGCAACTGGTTCGCGGCCACGGACCTGCTCACCCCGCACGCACCCAAGGCCGGCGAGGCGATGCAGCGCCTGTCGACGACCGGCGGCGACAAGATCAAGCAGTACTTGGAGAACAACATCTTCTTCGACCTCACCCACCCGCACTCCTGGGGCAAGATCCAGGTCGAGGCGGCACTGAAGATCAACGGCGCCGACCACTACATGTTCGGCTCCTCGTTCCCCGTCTTCCGCTCCTGGATGAGCCAGGGCGTCGAATTCGTCCGGAACGAGCTTGAGATCAGCGACGCCGACCGCGAGGCCGTCTTCCACGGCAACGCGAAGAAGATGTTCAACCTCCCGATCTGA
- a CDS encoding sugar ABC transporter ATP-binding protein: MSGLAGRAPTERTGSPQGPRLAVEGVSMTFGSATVLRDVAMDVRAGEIHALIGQNGSGKSTLAKILTGLYRPDAGSRITVDGIGLRLPVRPDESRAAGVAVVHQNLGLVPDATVLENTRLGRFKGSRFLRRIDWKAEAEATRAVFQRLGPHRIPLDSKVSDLHEDEKAVVAIARAVQDLEDGRGVIIFDESTRALGRESLERFYTLLDRIVATGTAALLITHRLEEVVEAADRVTVLRDGEIVVAGKDVEGMTKSDLAHLMLGREVEGLEHRTAVGAANDDVSVVVDGLTGPTVREFSLRIRPGEVVGVTGLSGAGHEDVPYLISGVSEADGGTMTLPTGPVALKGLSPASAIRSGIALVPEGRESAGLVGAMTVTENISFPQTCTATASGRVRPLRSGAEKQLAADWIERLDVRPPWPHAVLDNMSGGNQQKVLLAKWLATDPTLLVLHEPTQAVDVGARKTIVEAVRGAAREGRAVLVASSDENELALLCDRVLVFSNGAVGRELTGEFTPHDIVESIYTDSSRTKLRERSTQGVS; the protein is encoded by the coding sequence GTGAGCGGGCTCGCCGGCCGGGCCCCGACGGAACGGACCGGTTCGCCGCAGGGCCCGCGGCTCGCCGTCGAGGGGGTCTCGATGACCTTCGGCAGCGCCACGGTCCTGCGCGACGTCGCCATGGATGTGCGTGCCGGGGAGATCCACGCCCTCATCGGGCAGAACGGGTCGGGCAAGTCCACCCTCGCCAAGATCCTCACCGGTCTCTACCGCCCCGACGCGGGCAGCCGGATCACGGTCGACGGCATCGGCCTGCGGCTCCCGGTCCGGCCCGACGAGTCCCGTGCCGCGGGGGTCGCGGTGGTGCACCAGAACCTCGGCCTGGTGCCGGACGCCACAGTGCTGGAGAACACCCGCCTCGGCAGGTTCAAGGGCTCGCGCTTCCTGCGCCGGATCGACTGGAAGGCCGAGGCCGAGGCGACGCGGGCCGTCTTCCAACGGCTCGGCCCGCACCGGATTCCGCTCGACAGCAAGGTCTCGGATCTGCACGAGGACGAGAAGGCGGTCGTCGCGATCGCCCGTGCCGTGCAGGACCTCGAAGACGGCCGCGGAGTCATCATCTTCGACGAGTCGACGCGTGCCCTCGGCCGTGAGTCGCTCGAGCGGTTCTACACCCTGCTCGACCGCATCGTCGCGACCGGCACCGCCGCTCTCCTCATCACGCACCGCCTGGAAGAGGTCGTGGAGGCCGCCGACCGGGTCACCGTGCTCCGCGACGGCGAGATTGTCGTGGCCGGCAAGGACGTCGAGGGCATGACGAAGTCCGACCTCGCCCACCTCATGCTCGGGCGTGAGGTCGAAGGCCTCGAACACCGCACGGCGGTCGGCGCCGCGAACGACGACGTCTCCGTCGTGGTCGACGGCCTCACGGGACCTACCGTGCGCGAGTTCTCCCTGCGCATCCGGCCCGGCGAGGTCGTCGGCGTCACGGGCCTCAGCGGGGCCGGCCACGAGGACGTCCCGTACCTGATCAGCGGTGTCAGCGAGGCGGACGGCGGCACCATGACCCTGCCCACGGGGCCGGTCGCCCTCAAGGGCCTGTCGCCGGCCTCGGCGATCAGGAGCGGAATCGCGCTCGTCCCGGAGGGCCGCGAGTCGGCCGGACTCGTCGGCGCGATGACCGTGACGGAGAACATCTCGTTCCCGCAGACCTGCACCGCGACCGCCTCGGGCAGGGTGCGGCCACTGCGCAGCGGAGCCGAGAAGCAGCTGGCGGCCGACTGGATCGAGCGACTCGACGTACGCCCCCCGTGGCCGCACGCCGTGCTCGACAACATGAGCGGGGGCAACCAGCAGAAGGTGCTCCTGGCCAAGTGGCTCGCCACCGATCCGACGCTGCTGGTGCTCCACGAGCCCACCCAGGCCGTCGACGTGGGCGCGCGCAAGACCATCGTCGAGGCGGTCCGCGGGGCCGCTCGCGAGGGCCGCGCCGTTCTCGTCGCCAGCTCCGACGAGAACGAGCTCGCGCTGCTGTGCGATCGCGTACTCGTCTTCAGCAACGGTGCCGTCGGGCGTGAGCTCACGGGTGAGTTCACCCCGCACGACATCGTCGAAAGCATCTACACCGACAGCTCGCGCACCAAGCTGCGCGAGCGCAGCACACAAGGAGTGTCATGA